A stretch of bacterium DNA encodes these proteins:
- a CDS encoding NHL repeat-containing protein yields MRMLLAIFTALLCAVPITAHTQSHTPAALVEEYRFGDFTDAEALSVDQFNNVYIVDGSTALVQKFDMRGSRLAEVGGPGWDDTQFDRPTGIDARLGIAVYVADYGNNRVSRFDRGLRFMASLSGEDDASDPGFGYPLDVANSSLEQLFVLDGENNRVLALNNLRSVSRVFGGIEAGEGRLTEPVALAADENKHLYVLESHRVVVFDLFGNFLFHFGSDQFTDAQGITVTKNGILVVTPDTLHFYSARGELRRSIAKEQMVLAGACGEFRDAAYTLPFLLILTQQTCILFPNN; encoded by the coding sequence ATGCGCATGCTTCTTGCCATCTTCACAGCCCTGCTGTGCGCAGTGCCAATCACTGCACACACCCAGTCGCATACGCCTGCTGCGCTTGTTGAGGAATACCGTTTCGGTGATTTCACCGATGCCGAGGCGCTGTCGGTGGACCAGTTCAACAACGTGTATATCGTCGACGGCAGCACGGCACTGGTGCAGAAATTCGACATGCGTGGCTCACGCCTGGCCGAAGTCGGTGGTCCGGGCTGGGACGACACCCAGTTCGATCGTCCCACCGGTATTGACGCCCGGCTCGGAATTGCAGTCTACGTTGCCGACTACGGGAACAACCGGGTTTCCCGCTTCGACCGTGGTCTGCGTTTCATGGCTTCCCTCAGCGGCGAAGACGATGCCTCGGATCCCGGTTTCGGATATCCTCTCGATGTGGCAAATTCCTCTCTTGAACAGCTGTTCGTACTCGACGGAGAAAACAACCGCGTACTGGCGCTGAACAATCTGCGATCGGTCTCGCGGGTGTTCGGAGGCATCGAGGCCGGGGAGGGACGGCTGACCGAACCGGTCGCGCTGGCAGCGGATGAGAACAAGCATCTCTATGTGCTGGAATCCCATCGCGTGGTGGTATTTGATTTATTCGGAAACTTTCTGTTTCATTTCGGTAGCGACCAATTCACCGATGCACAGGGTATCACCGTCACGAAGAACGGCATACTCGTCGTGACTCCTGACACGCTGCATTTCTATAGTGCTCGTGGAGAATTGCGTCGTTCAATCGCAAAGGAGCAGATGGTACTTGCCGGCGCGTGCGGAGAATTTCGCGATGCCGCATATACCCTTCCTTTTCTCTTGATCTTGACACAACAGACCTGTATACTTTTCCCCAACAACTAA
- a CDS encoding single-stranded DNA-binding protein produces MSYGVNKVMLIGNLGGDPELRYTESNIPVVSFSLATNESYKDQNGTLVERTEWHRCVAWRKLAELFGEYLKKGSKVYVEGKLQTRSWDDKDGNKRYMTEVVVNDFMFLDSRGSGGGGNGGSGGPGPESSPPPAADQKDEDLPF; encoded by the coding sequence ATGTCTTACGGCGTAAACAAAGTGATGCTCATCGGCAATCTCGGCGGAGATCCCGAACTGCGTTACACCGAAAGCAACATCCCTGTCGTCAGCTTCAGCCTGGCCACTAACGAATCTTACAAGGACCAGAACGGCACGCTTGTCGAGCGTACCGAATGGCATCGTTGCGTCGCCTGGCGTAAGCTCGCCGAGCTTTTCGGCGAATACCTGAAGAAAGGTTCGAAGGTGTATGTCGAAGGGAAACTGCAGACGCGCAGTTGGGACGACAAGGACGGGAACAAACGTTACATGACGGAAGTCGTCGTCAACGACTTCATGTTCCTTGACAGCCGTGGTTCCGGTGGTGGTGGCAACGGAGGTTCCGGTGGCCCCGGACCCGAATCGTCTCCCCCGCCTGCAGCCGATCAGAAAGATGAGGATCTGCCGTTCTAG